One Euphorbia lathyris chromosome 1, ddEupLath1.1, whole genome shotgun sequence DNA segment encodes these proteins:
- the LOC136212951 gene encoding transcription factor MYB114-like, with protein MAPRNSTSSSSSTKKIMNKGAWTSEEDQKLAQHIEIHGAKRWKTVAMKAGLNRCGKSCRLRWLNYLRPNIKRGNISDDEEDLILRLHKLLGNRWSLIAGRLPGRTDNEIKNYWNSHLSKKLNKNEKTPESSTPPEIVPEKCSESGEGTEEVGNDGFPEISFDVNEFFDFSTQGSYDLGWVNEFLELDENPCLTLTDKR; from the exons ATGGCACCTAGAAACAgtacatcttcttcttcttcaactaaGAAGATTATGAACAAAGGAGCCTGGACTTCTGAAGAAGATCAAAAACTTGCTCAACATATTGAAATTCATGGTGCCAAGAGATGGAAAACTGTTgctatgaaagcag GCTTAAACAGATGCGGAAAGAGTTGCAGATTGAGATGGTTGAACTACTTGAGACCCAACATCAAGAGAGGCAACATTTCCGATGATGAAGAAGACTTGATTCTTAGACTTCACAAACTACTCGGTAACAG ATGGTCTTTAATTGCCGGGAGACTTCCAGGACGAACAGACAATGAAATAAAGAACTACTGGAATTCCCATTTGAgcaagaaattaaataaaaatgagaaaaCTCCGGAGTCTTCAACGCCACCGGAGATTGTCCCTGAAAAGTGCAGTGAAAGCGGTGAGGGGACGGAGGAGGTGGGGAACGATGGGTTCCCGGAGATTAGCTTCGATGTAAATGAGTTCTTCGACTTTTCGACCCAGGGATCTTACGACTTGGGTTGGGTTAATGAATTTCTTGAACTTGATGAAAATCCATGCCTTACCCTCACCGACAAGAGGTGA